The Microbacterium sp. LWH7-1.2 genome window below encodes:
- a CDS encoding LCP family protein, translating into MTLVAMLGVVLGVFGVSAAGIAAYNLFDATQTITANAVVLDEEKPLPPSLGAIEGGVNILMVGTDSCEGANAALSMACQAKATEGERNDVTMLVHISDEPRRVTVVSFPRDMLVPIPSCPKEDGSGSYSAMSSQMLNASYQYGGLACTVLTIESLIDDQIDFAAAIRWTGVINMSDAIGGVDVCVAGDISDSHTGLKLTAGTHTLQGVQALQFLRIRHGIGDGSDLGRISNQQQFMSSMVRKLQSDSVLANPATLLNLASTAINQAKEGQLVLSSGLTNATLMVQIAMAVKDVPYEDIVFVQYPTRYASGDGASRVVPVKDAATVLFDALKANQPLTLTGDASQGYGVEVTGEAVKPEVAPTPAPTEAAGETPVAEAPVTETPAAETRVELPSAIAGQTAAQTTCTKPEGR; encoded by the coding sequence ATGACTCTCGTCGCGATGCTCGGGGTCGTGCTCGGCGTGTTCGGCGTGAGCGCGGCCGGAATCGCCGCGTACAACCTGTTCGACGCGACGCAGACGATCACCGCGAACGCCGTCGTGCTCGACGAGGAGAAGCCGCTGCCGCCGTCGCTCGGCGCGATCGAGGGCGGCGTGAACATCCTCATGGTCGGCACCGACTCGTGCGAGGGTGCGAACGCCGCGCTCTCGATGGCATGCCAGGCCAAGGCGACCGAGGGTGAGCGCAACGACGTCACGATGCTCGTGCACATCTCGGACGAGCCTCGGCGCGTGACCGTCGTGTCGTTCCCGCGCGACATGCTCGTGCCGATCCCGTCGTGCCCGAAGGAGGACGGCAGCGGCAGCTACTCGGCGATGTCGTCGCAGATGCTCAACGCGTCCTACCAGTACGGCGGGCTCGCGTGCACCGTGCTCACGATCGAGTCGCTGATCGACGACCAGATCGACTTCGCCGCGGCCATCCGCTGGACCGGCGTCATCAACATGTCCGACGCCATCGGCGGCGTTGACGTGTGTGTCGCCGGCGACATCAGCGACTCGCATACGGGACTCAAGCTGACCGCCGGGACCCACACCCTGCAGGGTGTGCAGGCACTGCAGTTCCTGCGCATCCGTCACGGCATCGGCGACGGCTCCGACCTCGGCCGCATCTCGAACCAGCAGCAGTTCATGTCGTCGATGGTGCGCAAGCTCCAGTCCGATTCGGTGCTCGCCAACCCCGCGACGCTGCTGAACCTCGCGTCCACGGCCATCAACCAGGCGAAGGAGGGTCAGCTCGTGCTGAGCTCCGGCCTCACGAACGCGACCCTCATGGTGCAGATCGCGATGGCCGTGAAGGACGTGCCGTACGAGGACATCGTCTTCGTGCAGTACCCGACGCGCTACGCCTCGGGCGACGGCGCCAGCCGCGTGGTGCCGGTGAAGGACGCCGCGACGGTGCTCTTCGACGCCCTCAAGGCCAACCAGCCCCTGACGCTGACGGGCGACGCGAGCCAGGGCTACGGCGTCGAGGTCACCGGCGAGGCCGTCAAGCCCGAGGTGGCTCCGACGCCCGCCCCGACCGAGGCGGCCGGCGAGACGCCGGTGGCCGAGGCTCCGGTCACCGAGACCCCGGCGGCGGAGACGCGTGTCGAGCTGCCGTCGGCGATCGCGGGGCAGACCGCGGCGCAGACGACCTGCACGAAACCCGAAGGCCGGTAG
- a CDS encoding amidohydrolase family protein: protein MIDLHAHIFFDELLGQAGEFGPEIRQTSSGRNEVVTGAYSWPIGENTSLGFSAAARLEALDVAGIDIQALSLSPLWLFHSATSDVAVSFLRRANDLLHEWTSHAPERLLAYAALPTQDVDLAVEELERNVARGFIGGYIGSNARPALDDPDLDPLYAAHARLGVPLYIHSTVPGVDGPAGDPRLDRWLGHVTVGYPNEETLTVLSMILGGVLDRHPGLNVVIPHGGGTFPFIAGRVLDSLRLPAAPVSRDTARAALQRLWFDTHVHSRDSLDLLISVVDTGRLVFGSNYGGWDSGHTNEVSGMEPLLDANARRLLRLDQPEARNEEIVEVGHGGR from the coding sequence GTGATCGACCTGCACGCGCACATCTTCTTCGACGAGCTGCTCGGCCAAGCCGGTGAGTTCGGGCCGGAGATTCGCCAGACCAGTTCGGGGCGCAACGAGGTCGTCACCGGCGCCTACTCATGGCCGATCGGTGAGAACACGTCCTTGGGCTTCTCCGCGGCAGCGCGGCTGGAGGCGCTGGACGTGGCCGGGATCGACATCCAGGCGCTCAGCCTCTCGCCGCTGTGGCTGTTCCATTCGGCCACCTCGGATGTGGCCGTCTCATTCCTGCGGCGCGCGAACGATCTCCTGCACGAGTGGACGAGCCACGCGCCGGAGCGGCTGCTGGCATATGCCGCGCTACCGACCCAGGACGTCGATCTGGCCGTGGAGGAATTGGAGCGCAATGTCGCCCGCGGCTTCATCGGGGGTTACATCGGTTCGAACGCCAGGCCGGCGCTCGATGACCCCGACTTGGATCCGCTGTACGCCGCGCACGCCCGACTGGGGGTCCCGCTATACATCCACTCCACCGTCCCCGGAGTGGACGGCCCCGCCGGAGATCCCCGACTGGACCGCTGGCTCGGACACGTCACGGTCGGCTACCCCAACGAAGAGACCCTGACCGTACTGTCGATGATCCTCGGCGGCGTATTGGACCGTCACCCCGGGCTCAACGTCGTCATCCCGCACGGCGGCGGCACCTTCCCGTTCATCGCCGGACGCGTACTCGACTCGCTGCGACTGCCCGCCGCGCCGGTCTCCCGCGACACAGCACGGGCCGCGCTGCAGCGCCTCTGGTTCGACACACACGTGCACTCCCGAGACTCCCTCGACCTACTCATCTCTGTCGTCGACACCGGCCGGCTCGTGTTCGGCTCGAACTACGGCGGCTGGGACAGCGGCCACACGAACGAGGTCAGTGGCATGGAGCCGCTGCTGGACGCCAACGCACGGCGTCTGCTGCGGCTGGATCAGCCGGAAGCTCGGAACGAGGAAATTGTGGAGGTGGGACATGGCGGCCGTTGA
- a CDS encoding TetR/AcrR family transcriptional regulator: protein MQIRSQKAWERILDAGTWILEHEGREALTVSEVCERAGVAPTAIYRRVDGLAGLFWAIYDRGMAKVAETYRAGLDEAAALPAGTRERVDRVVRAMGDTWENNVDFLHPIVSTTSDLALLERGARESLEFVDIVADLLPHSDPTVNRDVARMLHQECVFRSLYGSSPSAEGSWGPLP from the coding sequence ATGCAGATCCGCAGCCAGAAGGCCTGGGAGCGGATCCTCGACGCCGGGACCTGGATCCTCGAGCACGAAGGCCGCGAGGCGCTCACCGTCTCAGAGGTGTGCGAGCGGGCCGGCGTCGCGCCGACGGCGATCTATCGCCGAGTGGACGGGCTCGCCGGGCTGTTCTGGGCGATCTATGACCGCGGCATGGCGAAGGTCGCCGAGACGTACCGTGCCGGTCTTGACGAGGCGGCGGCTCTTCCGGCCGGCACGCGCGAACGTGTGGACCGCGTGGTGCGCGCAATGGGCGACACCTGGGAGAACAACGTCGACTTCCTTCACCCGATCGTGAGCACCACCTCCGACCTGGCGCTCCTGGAGCGCGGCGCGAGAGAGTCGCTGGAGTTCGTGGATATCGTCGCCGATCTCCTACCGCATTCTGACCCGACCGTGAATCGGGATGTCGCACGGATGCTTCACCAGGAGTGCGTCTTCCGTTCCCTGTACGGGAGCTCTCCGAGCGCCGAAGGCAGCTGGGGCCCTCTTCCCTGA
- a CDS encoding LCP family protein, protein MSPTHKPTRRGRRTVARHGELSSPTPLGFILKLVGIVAAVVLVSGAGVAAYAAADITTSFTEDAVELEGQGAVPPDIGAIEGGVDVLLVGTDECEEEFAYIFGERCTGADAGGQLNDVNMLVHISDDPRRVTVVSFPRDLMVPIPSCTREDGSTTSATSKTQINEAWGYGGLSCVAKTIKELSGQNIPFAAKVSFGNVINITDAIGGVDVCIGNGGIKDKYTAINWPAGPRTIQGVEALQFLRTRHGLQNGSDLARISNQQQYMSSLARKLVSDEVLSNPATLYKLAATAVDNITPSKSLTNPMTLVQIALAVKNVPFEDIVFVQYPVLTDPADANRVVPDDESAKELWAALAANEPIEITHDQDLTGGVIVADPQPTEAPADPEPTATADPSATPAPTETAVALPDNIPGQNAAQQTCSAGNVRSNG, encoded by the coding sequence GTGAGTCCGACGCACAAGCCCACGAGGCGCGGCCGCCGCACGGTGGCCCGTCACGGTGAGCTGTCGTCTCCGACCCCGCTCGGTTTCATCTTGAAGCTCGTCGGCATCGTCGCCGCCGTCGTGCTGGTGTCGGGTGCCGGCGTCGCCGCGTACGCCGCCGCCGACATCACGACGAGCTTCACCGAGGACGCCGTCGAACTCGAGGGCCAGGGTGCCGTCCCGCCGGACATCGGCGCGATCGAGGGCGGCGTCGACGTGCTCCTGGTCGGCACCGACGAGTGCGAAGAGGAGTTCGCCTACATCTTCGGCGAACGCTGCACCGGCGCCGACGCCGGCGGGCAGCTCAACGATGTCAACATGCTCGTGCACATCTCCGACGATCCACGTCGGGTGACGGTGGTGTCGTTCCCGCGCGACCTCATGGTGCCGATCCCGTCGTGCACCCGCGAGGACGGCTCGACCACGTCCGCGACGAGCAAGACGCAGATCAACGAAGCGTGGGGCTACGGCGGGCTCTCCTGCGTCGCGAAGACGATCAAGGAGCTGAGCGGCCAGAACATCCCGTTCGCCGCCAAGGTGAGCTTCGGCAACGTCATCAACATCACGGATGCGATCGGCGGCGTGGACGTCTGCATCGGCAACGGCGGCATCAAGGACAAGTACACGGCCATCAACTGGCCGGCGGGGCCTCGCACGATCCAGGGCGTCGAGGCGCTGCAGTTCCTGCGCACCCGCCACGGCCTGCAGAACGGCAGCGACCTGGCGCGCATCAGCAACCAGCAGCAGTACATGTCGAGCCTCGCACGCAAGCTCGTGAGCGACGAAGTGCTGTCGAACCCCGCGACGCTGTACAAGCTCGCGGCGACCGCCGTCGACAACATCACGCCGAGCAAGTCGCTGACCAACCCGATGACGCTCGTGCAGATCGCGCTCGCGGTCAAGAACGTGCCCTTCGAAGACATCGTGTTCGTGCAGTACCCCGTGCTGACCGACCCTGCCGACGCCAACCGTGTGGTGCCCGACGACGAGTCGGCGAAAGAGCTGTGGGCGGCGCTCGCGGCGAACGAGCCGATCGAGATCACGCACGACCAAGACCTCACCGGAGGAGTGATCGTGGCCGACCCGCAGCCGACTGAGGCGCCCGCCGACCCCGAACCCACGGCGACCGCCGATCCGTCGGCGACGCCCGCGCCCACCGAGACCGCGGTGGCGCTGCCCGACAACATCCCCGGCCAGAACGCCGCCCAGCAAACCTGCTCCGCCGGCAACGTCAGGTCCAACGGCTGA
- a CDS encoding FAD-dependent monooxygenase, with translation MAWSRCWTPTHGVCCGWISRKLGTRKLWRWDMAAVERAAVIGAGFAGLAAAIGLARAGVHVEVIERFPDVSALGSGITLQGNALRCLENLGVGDQVREDSWSFNKLSFRDPDDGHIIATVEGQRAGGPEFPATAGMYRPSLAKILTDRARELGVRFRWDAKVEHIEQSEDEVTILTARGERISAELVVAADGLNSTARGLLGMPEKPQVLGMGIWRAFVPRLPEITHSELTYGGPVHYAGYCPTSPDTMYVYLVEDLVDRSAMDHESQVRTVRELASGYPGPWAQIAEMLDGEAQVNYTAITRLLVPAPWNRGRVVLIGDAAHCCPPTLAQGAAQSLEDAAVLEDVIARYDKLEPALWDEFHARRIERASSVVNGSVLLSEWQRERRPGSDAAGLMRDIATMLAVPA, from the coding sequence GTGGCATGGAGCCGCTGCTGGACGCCAACGCACGGCGTCTGCTGCGGCTGGATCAGCCGGAAGCTCGGAACGAGGAAATTGTGGAGGTGGGACATGGCGGCCGTTGAACGCGCTGCAGTGATCGGGGCCGGATTCGCGGGCCTCGCGGCCGCTATCGGCCTGGCCAGAGCCGGCGTCCACGTCGAGGTGATCGAGCGATTCCCGGACGTCAGCGCGCTCGGATCTGGGATCACGCTGCAGGGCAACGCGCTGCGCTGCCTCGAGAACCTCGGCGTCGGCGATCAGGTGAGAGAGGACTCCTGGAGCTTCAACAAGCTATCCTTCCGCGACCCCGACGACGGCCACATCATCGCCACGGTCGAGGGTCAGCGTGCTGGTGGTCCGGAGTTCCCCGCAACGGCCGGAATGTACCGGCCGAGCCTGGCGAAGATCCTCACCGACCGGGCTCGCGAGCTCGGTGTCAGGTTCCGATGGGACGCGAAGGTCGAACACATCGAACAGTCCGAGGACGAGGTGACAATCCTGACCGCTCGCGGCGAACGGATCAGCGCGGAGCTGGTCGTGGCCGCCGACGGACTCAACTCCACAGCCCGAGGTCTCCTGGGCATGCCTGAGAAGCCACAGGTGTTGGGGATGGGGATCTGGCGCGCGTTCGTTCCGCGCCTGCCCGAGATCACCCACAGCGAACTGACCTATGGCGGACCAGTGCACTACGCCGGCTACTGCCCGACGTCCCCGGACACGATGTATGTCTATCTCGTGGAGGACCTCGTCGATCGATCAGCGATGGACCACGAGTCGCAGGTCCGCACGGTGCGTGAGCTGGCCAGCGGCTACCCCGGCCCGTGGGCCCAGATCGCTGAGATGCTCGACGGGGAGGCGCAGGTCAACTACACCGCGATCACGCGGCTGCTGGTCCCGGCCCCGTGGAACCGCGGTCGGGTCGTCCTCATCGGCGACGCCGCACACTGCTGCCCGCCGACGCTCGCGCAGGGCGCTGCACAGTCGCTCGAGGACGCGGCCGTTCTGGAAGACGTGATCGCCCGCTATGACAAGCTCGAGCCGGCGCTGTGGGACGAGTTCCACGCGCGGCGCATCGAACGCGCGTCCAGCGTTGTGAACGGCTCGGTGCTGCTGAGCGAATGGCAACGGGAGCGGCGACCGGGTTCGGATGCGGCCGGGCTGATGCGCGACATCGCAACCATGCTCGCGGTGCCCGCGTAG
- a CDS encoding cyclase family protein yields MELASAEYGRTALEDFAFGFDAADPEGTIRRTVDGVKNWFRWGEHDVIGTLNFITDEKRREAAGLVRRGRAISLSQSFDANGPQKGWRRRTNPVHTMTDTGTDAERGIQGFPHGLGGADDVIAMPLQCSTQWDGLGHIFDHGHAWNGRRAGDVVTSEGDLVTGIEHAASLLVSRGVLLDVARHLQPDTGELPDGYAITTADLESCILAQGPTSQVGTGDIVLVRTGQLTRARRDGWGDYAGGSAPGLSFTTAEWLHRMELAAIATDTWGFEVRPNEFTAPSFQPLHQVVIPNMGLTVGEMWDLDELASACAETGVWEFQLVAPPLSVTGAVGAPVHPMALL; encoded by the coding sequence ATGGAGTTGGCGTCAGCTGAGTACGGTCGCACCGCGCTGGAGGACTTCGCGTTCGGGTTCGACGCCGCGGACCCGGAGGGCACGATCCGACGCACCGTCGACGGCGTCAAGAACTGGTTCCGGTGGGGCGAGCACGACGTCATCGGCACGCTCAACTTCATCACCGACGAGAAGCGCCGCGAAGCCGCCGGCCTGGTGCGCCGCGGACGGGCGATCTCGCTCTCCCAGAGCTTCGATGCGAACGGCCCGCAGAAGGGCTGGCGTCGCCGGACGAACCCCGTGCACACGATGACCGACACGGGAACCGATGCCGAGCGCGGCATCCAGGGCTTCCCTCACGGGCTGGGCGGCGCTGACGACGTCATCGCCATGCCGCTCCAGTGCTCCACGCAATGGGACGGACTCGGGCACATCTTCGATCACGGCCACGCCTGGAACGGTCGACGCGCCGGTGACGTCGTCACAAGCGAAGGCGACCTCGTCACCGGCATCGAGCACGCAGCCTCCCTGCTCGTCTCACGTGGCGTGCTGCTGGATGTCGCACGCCACCTCCAGCCGGACACTGGGGAGCTTCCTGACGGCTACGCGATCACTACTGCCGACCTCGAGTCGTGCATTCTCGCCCAGGGGCCCACGAGCCAGGTGGGAACGGGGGACATCGTCCTCGTCCGCACCGGCCAGCTCACGCGTGCCCGGCGTGACGGCTGGGGCGACTATGCAGGGGGGTCGGCGCCCGGCCTGTCCTTCACCACCGCCGAATGGCTCCATCGCATGGAGCTCGCAGCCATCGCGACTGACACCTGGGGATTCGAGGTGCGCCCGAACGAGTTCACCGCACCTTCGTTCCAGCCCCTTCACCAGGTGGTCATCCCGAACATGGGGCTCACCGTCGGTGAGATGTGGGACCTCGACGAGCTGGCCTCGGCCTGTGCCGAGACCGGCGTCTGGGAGTTCCAGCTCGTGGCGCCACCCCTCTCCGTCACCGGCGCCGTCGGCGCACCGGTGCACCCGATGGCACTGCTCTAG
- a CDS encoding LysR family transcriptional regulator translates to MRELKSIDLNMLPALEALLDERHVTRAGERVRLTQSAMSGVLRRLRTYFDDELLVRSGNDLVLTPLAESLIPLVRDARRATDRLFSAAAIFDPAASARLFTLSASDYVQATLAPALARTLAQIESGVRVDFVPHPMDLLREPQSVLLKYDLVVLPPNYLPAYERTSEVLFEDDFVCIIAADHPAVAGRLPTLAELADIPLVTASFGLNQQHLVPLGGLMIARSDVELTRPTMEVSSYLSIPSIVREGQHWALIPRRLAELECPPDRFAVFEPPFPADSFTDSMFWHVSRTHDPALTWLRETIRSVLSAADSE, encoded by the coding sequence GTGAGGGAACTGAAGTCCATCGACCTCAACATGCTCCCGGCACTGGAGGCGCTCCTGGACGAGCGCCACGTCACGCGTGCGGGCGAGCGGGTCCGATTGACCCAGTCAGCGATGAGTGGCGTGCTGCGTCGGCTGCGGACCTACTTCGACGACGAGCTGCTCGTCAGGTCCGGCAACGACCTCGTCCTCACCCCGCTGGCTGAGAGTCTCATCCCGCTCGTCCGCGACGCCCGGCGCGCGACGGACAGGTTGTTCTCAGCGGCCGCGATCTTCGACCCGGCAGCGAGCGCCCGGCTTTTCACCCTGTCCGCGTCCGACTACGTACAGGCCACTCTTGCCCCTGCGCTGGCGCGCACGCTCGCACAGATCGAGTCAGGTGTCCGGGTGGACTTCGTCCCGCACCCGATGGACCTCCTCCGCGAGCCCCAGTCGGTTCTGCTGAAGTATGACCTGGTCGTCCTGCCGCCGAACTATCTCCCCGCGTACGAACGGACCTCCGAGGTGCTGTTCGAGGACGACTTCGTCTGCATCATCGCTGCCGACCATCCCGCCGTCGCGGGTCGGCTGCCGACGCTGGCCGAGCTCGCCGACATCCCGCTGGTCACTGCGTCGTTCGGCCTCAACCAGCAGCACCTGGTGCCCCTCGGCGGGCTCATGATCGCTCGCAGCGACGTTGAGCTGACGCGCCCGACCATGGAGGTGTCGTCGTATCTGTCCATTCCGTCGATCGTGCGGGAGGGACAGCACTGGGCGCTGATTCCCCGCCGCTTAGCTGAGCTGGAGTGCCCGCCGGACCGGTTTGCGGTGTTCGAGCCGCCGTTCCCGGCGGACTCGTTCACCGACTCGATGTTCTGGCACGTGTCCCGGACTCACGATCCCGCGCTCACGTGGTTGCGCGAGACGATCCGATCGGTGCTGTCGGCGGCGGACTCCGAGTAG
- a CDS encoding VOC family protein codes for MAQLHSFGYLGFTTPAIREWPMLAEEIFGLEAYPQEDGSLRLRWDDRAFRLQLFPGHEDRIAFIGWEVRDEQDLKEFVAHLESHGIEVELAPEEDRLARGVQHLVRFVDPFGVPQELFSGQVYLDRTFKGGRATSGFITGAQGAGHFVLAVPSLEEAYGFYRDVLGFRVSDVVDMGFGTMSFLRLNPRHHSLALWEVPGRVGLNHIMVESKDIDDVGRAYDLLQRSDYTLSSTLGRHTGDEQLSFYTRTPSGFDLEFGADSLVIEEEQAWTVRYYGKEFGSHNEIWGHKWQPLPPQSSIHPYGDGAELAPMPGPTEGAQ; via the coding sequence ATGGCGCAATTGCACAGCTTCGGCTACCTCGGGTTCACAACCCCAGCGATCCGTGAATGGCCCATGCTCGCTGAAGAGATCTTCGGACTCGAGGCGTACCCGCAGGAGGACGGCTCGCTCCGGCTGCGCTGGGACGACCGAGCGTTCCGGCTCCAGCTGTTCCCCGGCCATGAGGACCGCATCGCGTTCATCGGCTGGGAGGTGCGCGACGAGCAGGACCTGAAGGAGTTCGTCGCACACCTCGAGAGCCATGGCATCGAGGTGGAGCTGGCACCGGAGGAAGACCGATTGGCGCGTGGCGTTCAGCATCTCGTGCGTTTCGTCGACCCGTTCGGCGTTCCTCAGGAACTGTTCTCCGGGCAGGTGTACCTTGACCGCACGTTCAAGGGCGGCAGGGCCACCAGCGGGTTCATCACCGGGGCACAGGGCGCGGGGCACTTCGTCCTCGCGGTCCCCTCGCTGGAGGAGGCCTACGGCTTTTACCGCGACGTGCTGGGCTTCCGCGTGAGCGACGTCGTCGACATGGGATTCGGCACGATGTCTTTCCTGCGGCTCAACCCCCGCCACCACAGCCTTGCGCTCTGGGAAGTCCCCGGACGGGTCGGGCTGAACCACATCATGGTCGAGTCCAAGGACATCGACGACGTCGGCCGCGCATACGACCTGCTGCAGCGCTCGGACTACACGCTGAGCTCGACCCTCGGGCGCCACACCGGCGACGAGCAGCTGTCGTTCTACACGCGCACGCCCAGCGGCTTCGACCTCGAGTTCGGTGCGGACTCGCTGGTCATCGAGGAGGAGCAGGCGTGGACCGTCCGCTACTACGGCAAGGAGTTCGGCTCCCACAACGAGATCTGGGGACACAAGTGGCAGCCGTTGCCGCCGCAGTCCTCCATCCACCCGTACGGTGACGGCGCGGAGCTCGCACCGATGCCCGGCCCGACCGAGGGGGCACAGTGA
- a CDS encoding diguanylate cyclase gives MIGPEIDALPVVVLLLDADDRVIESNDWFRRWIGVEPVGRALDELLVVVPDFLDETDTVLMASAADPERVLMLVRERRSDGTALTGIDASDRYAAGKRLRRLHALADRTQTRLQLIMDASIAFATATTEERLSQILAITAAQAYQAEESAVALCGEDGVLRRTAGTNPFHDLIPESLISTVPMRLRQVVKVSGLTEAEQLSPVIASAMRQAGVDAFLAAPLQLDEAATGVFICFFRHPRVFDDEATPLAEALAGQAAQKLAAVRLQRRLEHAAMHDETTDLPNRRSLEDLAALTDLSHATVIFIDLDGFKAVNDHLGHDFGDEVLREVARRLQANVREGDVVARYGGDEFVVVLIADPDSAVEIAERLRRAVEEDYAFLTESLSIRASIGVAHARGPSDAGNVDQLIRLADQAMYMAKARGGNQVASAG, from the coding sequence ATGATCGGACCGGAGATCGACGCGCTCCCGGTCGTCGTCCTCCTGCTGGACGCCGATGACCGCGTCATCGAGTCGAACGACTGGTTCCGCCGATGGATCGGCGTGGAGCCGGTCGGGCGCGCGCTGGACGAGCTGCTCGTGGTCGTTCCCGACTTCCTCGACGAGACCGACACGGTCCTCATGGCGAGCGCGGCAGACCCCGAGCGCGTCCTGATGCTCGTCCGCGAGCGGCGGAGCGACGGGACGGCTCTGACCGGTATCGACGCGTCCGACCGCTACGCGGCCGGCAAACGCCTTCGGCGCCTCCATGCGCTCGCGGATCGCACACAGACACGTCTGCAGCTCATCATGGATGCGTCGATCGCGTTCGCGACCGCCACGACCGAGGAGCGGCTGAGCCAGATTCTCGCCATCACCGCCGCGCAGGCGTACCAGGCCGAGGAATCGGCTGTCGCCCTCTGCGGTGAGGACGGCGTGCTCCGCCGCACCGCGGGAACCAATCCCTTCCACGACCTCATTCCCGAGTCGCTCATCTCGACTGTGCCGATGCGGCTGCGTCAGGTCGTCAAAGTCAGCGGTCTCACCGAGGCCGAGCAGCTTTCACCCGTCATCGCATCGGCCATGCGGCAGGCCGGAGTCGACGCGTTCCTCGCCGCACCGCTTCAGCTGGACGAGGCGGCCACGGGCGTCTTCATCTGCTTCTTCCGGCACCCGCGCGTCTTCGACGATGAGGCGACACCGCTCGCCGAGGCGCTGGCCGGTCAGGCGGCACAGAAACTCGCGGCCGTCCGGCTGCAACGTCGCCTCGAGCACGCGGCGATGCACGACGAGACGACGGATCTGCCGAACCGGCGCAGCCTCGAGGATCTCGCCGCCTTGACGGATCTGTCGCACGCCACGGTGATCTTCATCGACCTGGACGGCTTCAAGGCCGTCAACGACCACCTCGGGCATGACTTCGGCGACGAGGTGCTCCGCGAAGTCGCACGGCGGCTCCAGGCGAACGTCCGCGAGGGAGACGTGGTCGCGCGCTACGGCGGTGACGAGTTCGTCGTCGTCCTCATCGCGGATCCCGACTCGGCTGTCGAGATCGCGGAGCGTCTGCGCCGAGCGGTGGAGGAGGACTACGCATTCCTGACGGAATCGCTCTCGATCCGTGCGAGCATCGGCGTCGCGCACGCTCGCGGCCCTTCCGACGCTGGCAACGTCGATCAGCTCATACGCCTCGCCGATCAGGCGATGTACATGGCGAAGGCCCGCGGCGGGAATCAGGTGGCGTCCGCCGGGTGA
- a CDS encoding fumarylacetoacetate hydrolase family protein codes for MKIGRWSHHGHISEGWIIGDAVVPFPYDLTIRDMLRLGLRRALELHTELKALKRLPLRDVQLLAPLAPASIRDFVAFEEHVEGVSAAIDGVSEVVPEWYEAPTFYFTNPHTVLGPGERLTPPVTERLDFELEIAVVLGGEDGKNLAVPDAATRIFGYTIMNDWSSRDLQGREMKVRLGPAKGKDFGTSLGPWIVTADELEPFLDADGFLTIRAEVWVNDELIGHDLVSNMGWPFPELVAYASRASRVVAGDVLGSGTIGNGGCLGELWGRRGELSPPPLQSGDVVRMVVEGIGELTGTVGDAIQPPLIPPARPRQRLRNRTGAAA; via the coding sequence ATGAAGATTGGGCGCTGGTCGCACCATGGCCACATCAGCGAAGGCTGGATCATCGGGGACGCTGTCGTGCCGTTTCCCTATGACCTCACGATCCGAGACATGCTCCGGCTGGGGCTGCGGCGTGCGTTGGAACTGCACACGGAACTCAAGGCGCTCAAGCGCTTACCGCTGCGCGACGTTCAGCTCCTTGCGCCACTCGCGCCCGCCTCCATCCGCGACTTCGTGGCGTTCGAGGAGCACGTCGAAGGCGTCAGCGCTGCCATCGACGGTGTGAGTGAAGTCGTGCCCGAGTGGTACGAGGCGCCCACCTTCTACTTCACCAACCCGCACACCGTCCTCGGCCCCGGCGAGCGTCTGACACCTCCGGTCACGGAACGACTGGACTTCGAGCTGGAGATCGCGGTGGTCCTCGGCGGCGAAGACGGCAAGAACCTCGCTGTGCCGGACGCTGCGACGCGGATCTTCGGCTACACGATCATGAACGACTGGTCGTCCCGCGATCTGCAGGGCCGGGAGATGAAAGTGCGGCTGGGCCCCGCCAAGGGCAAGGATTTCGGAACCAGCCTCGGTCCATGGATCGTGACCGCAGACGAGCTCGAGCCGTTCCTCGACGCCGATGGGTTCCTGACGATCCGTGCGGAAGTGTGGGTCAACGACGAGCTCATCGGTCATGACCTCGTCTCCAACATGGGCTGGCCGTTCCCCGAGCTGGTCGCCTACGCCTCCCGCGCCTCCCGCGTTGTCGCCGGCGACGTGCTGGGTTCCGGGACGATCGGCAACGGCGGGTGCCTCGGCGAGCTGTGGGGCCGACGCGGCGAGCTGAGCCCACCGCCGCTGCAGTCTGGCGACGTGGTCCGCATGGTGGTGGAAGGCATCGGTGAACTCACCGGCACCGTCGGCGACGCGATCCAGCCACCACTGATCCCGCCTGCGCGACCGCGCCAACGGCTGCGCAACCGGACTGGGGCAGCGGCATGA